The following DNA comes from Rhodanobacter sp. AS-Z3.
CGTTTACAACTGGCGTGTCGCGCAACAGGTATCCGGCTCCATCGGCTTCAACACCGTTGCCGCCGGGGCGGGTGCCGGCTGGATGGACTTTGGCGGCAGACCGTAACGCTGGTTGAAGTACGCCCAACTCGGCCACAGCGCGTGCGCCAGCGCCTGCCGATTGAGCACCGGGTCTACCGGCACCGACGTCATCGCATGGTCAGTTACCTCATAGTGGAATTGTGCGGCCGGCTGATGCGGCTGCAACACCAGCAACTGGTCACCTTTGAGATAACCGTAGTTGTCGCCGTACTGCATGATGGCGCGGCCGGGATAGTGCTGCGTAAGGTCGGAACCGAGCATCGGATTGACGTTGCTGACCCCGATCAACGACAACAACGTGGGCGCCAGATCAATCTGGCTGACGATATGTTCGTCACGCTGCGCCGGCACGCCGGCGCCGAGAATCAGCGCTGGAATATGGAAATGCTGCACCGGTACCAGGCTGGCACCGAACACCCGCGAATCATGGTCGGCCACGATCAGGAACACCGTGTTCTTCCAGTACGGCGACAGCTTCGCCTGCGCGAAGAAACGGCCGATGGCGAAGTCGGCATAGCGCACCGTGTTCTCTACGCTGGCTGCCGGTTTGCTCGCATCGATCCGTCCGCTCGGGTACTCCCACGGCGTGTGGTTGGAAACGCTGAAAGCCAGTGTGAACTGTGGCTGCTTGCTGTCCTGCATCAGTCGGTGATGCAGCTCATTGAACATGTCCTCGTCGGAAGCGCCCCACGAACCGACGAAGGTGGGCTTCACCTCGAACTTCGGCTGATCGATGACTTCGTCGAAGCCGTTGCCGAGGAAGAACGACTTCATGTTGTCGAAGTGGGCCTCGCCGCCGTAGATGAAGCGCGAGTGATAACCGAACTCGCCCAGCAATCCGGCCAGGCTGAAGAACCCACGCTGGCTGCGCGGCAGCTTCAACACCGCTTCGGCCGGCGTGGGCAGGAACCCGGTGGTAACGGCCTCCAGTCCGCGCACCGAGCGCGTGCCGGTAGCGTAGGTCCGTGCCAGCAACCAGCCCTGCTTGGCCAGCGCGTCAAACTGCGGCGAAAGCTGCTGGCCGCCCAGCGTGCCGATGTACTGCGCGCCCAGACTCTCCTCCATGATGATGACGAGGTTGAACGGCTGCGCCGGATTTTTCGAAGCGTGCTGCACATGCCAGCTGGGATGTTGCGGATCAAGCATGGGGTTCTCGAAACCCGACGCCTCACGCACCAGTTGCTGCATCTCGGCCTCGGGCATCGGGCCATACAGCGTTGCCGACGACCGCTCGCTTTGCATGCCACGAATGGCATTGATCACGCTGTACAGCGAATTCAACGGCAAGGTGTTGACCATCGCATCGTCGCTGAAGGCCACCATCGATGCATTCAACGGCCGATGCTCCAGCGTGCCGCGCGCGGCCAGGAACAACAGCGGGAACAAGACAAGGGTCAGCAGCGGGCGCCAGCGCCAACGCATCGACGCATCCACCAGTCGGGTGTGCAATACACGAAAGCCCAACCAACCAAGCAGCAGCAAGCCAACCAGCGCAAACAGCAGCACGCCCTTGTAGCCGTGCCACAGCATCGCCGACACCTCGCGCGGGCTGTTCAGATATTCGACGTATAGACGGTTCGGCCGGGTGTCGTATTCCAGGATGAACTGCGGCGTCGACAGCTCCAGCAACACAAACAAC
Coding sequences within:
- a CDS encoding LTA synthase family protein; protein product: MRQLTWRFFLLALVFLGLSRLGLALWLWPRVLPAGGLWPVMFGGLRIDLSLLAMICAFPALLSPWLGHLRWAALITAWWYRLWWMLFVLLELSTPQFILEYDTRPNRLYVEYLNSPREVSAMLWHGYKGVLLFALVGLLLLGWLGFRVLHTRLVDASMRWRWRPLLTLVLFPLLFLAARGTLEHRPLNASMVAFSDDAMVNTLPLNSLYSVINAIRGMQSERSSATLYGPMPEAEMQQLVREASGFENPMLDPQHPSWHVQHASKNPAQPFNLVIIMEESLGAQYIGTLGGQQLSPQFDALAKQGWLLARTYATGTRSVRGLEAVTTGFLPTPAEAVLKLPRSQRGFFSLAGLLGEFGYHSRFIYGGEAHFDNMKSFFLGNGFDEVIDQPKFEVKPTFVGSWGASDEDMFNELHHRLMQDSKQPQFTLAFSVSNHTPWEYPSGRIDASKPAASVENTVRYADFAIGRFFAQAKLSPYWKNTVFLIVADHDSRVFGASLVPVQHFHIPALILGAGVPAQRDEHIVSQIDLAPTLLSLIGVSNVNPMLGSDLTQHYPGRAIMQYGDNYGYLKGDQLLVLQPHQPAAQFHYEVTDHAMTSVPVDPVLNRQALAHALWPSWAYFNQRYGLPPKSIQPAPAPAATVLKPMEPDTCCATRQL